GAGTGGGGAATGGATATCCTCGGCTACGAGATGTCCCCGGATTACGCCACGTTCGGTGGTAGCTACAGCCTCGAGGACACGCAGTTGAAGGTCGGCCCGCTGGTGGCCGAGGACGAGGTGAAGCGACAGCAGGCCAGCGCGGCTCAACCCGACCAGCGCTACCACTATCGGTTTGTCGCCACGGCGTTGGCCAGCCGCGCGGCCGACAATTTACCCCGCACCAGTCATGCGTTCGCCGCCGTGCTCTGTGAGGCGGCGGGGTGGAACAGCAGTCCGCAAGAGCAAAGTGCAATCTATCGACGTTACGTCAAGGAAGGCCCGTACGTGACATGGGCGGCGGATTTCGGTCATCAATGCCCGTATCCCGACTTCGAGAACGCGGATAAACGCTATGTCACCCAAGTCACTGATGCGACCCGCTCCGCACTGCGACCCTACAAGACACCGCTGCAGATAGGCGGTGGGCTGGTGGTGATCGCCACTGCGCTGTGGGTGCTCATTCGTCGTCGGCGCAAGGCTCAGTGAGCTCAAGCCTGCTGAACAAAGGTCAGCCGCACGGCGAATCCGATCAGCAGGCTGCCGAATAGCCATTGCTGCAGGCGCTGGGCCGATGGGCTGCGTTGCAGCCATCGGCCAAGAGCGGCACCGGCCAGGGCGTAGGTGCTGTCGAACAGCAAACCGACGGCAACCAGCACTACACCGAGCGCGGCGAATTGCCCGAGCACCGGTCCGGCCTGTGGATCGATGAACTGCGGCAGCAGTACCGAGCAGAACAACAGGGCCTTGGGATTGAGAAGATTGGTCAGCAAACCGCGCTGTATCGCTTCCCGATAGCGCGGCTGTTCGCTCGTTGTGTTTGAACCCTGCAGGCTTGGCAGCAAGGTGGTGCGCAGGCATTGGATACCGATCCACAACAGGTAAGCCGCGCCCGCCAGACGAACCACGTCGAAGGTCCAGGGCGCCGCCTTGAACAACGCCGCCAGCCCCAATGCCGCCAATGCCACATGACAGCCTCGGGCGATTGCCAATCCCACCGCGGTGGCCAACGCCGCCCCTTTTCCTTGTCGGGCGCCGGTCTGCAACAGCAGGATCATGTCAGGTCCCGGCAGCAGGTAAACCACCGCCAGCGCCATGAAAAACAGCCACAAACCTTCCATGTTGCACCCCATTCGTTGTCGATTCGGTAGGGCCAGTCTATGCCGCAAGGGCAGGGCAGGTGCTTGCGTAGTTCGCTTCCGGAAGGCCGTGGATTGGCATAACCTGCCACGTATTCACCACTCCACCATCAGGATCTGCCAAACGATGAAACTCGACGCTTACGACCGCAAGATCCTCGCCGCACTGCAACGGGACGGCCGTCTGAGTAATGTGCAACTGGCCGACGAGATCGGCCTGTCCGCCTCACCGTGCTTGCGCCGGGTGCGGATGCTGGAAGAGGCCGGAGTGATCCGTGGTTATCAGGCCAATCTGGATCGCGATGAGGTCGGGCTCGGTTTGACGGTGTTCGTCGGGGTGAAAGTCGAGCGCCATAACGACGAACAGGCCGAGGCCTTTCGACTTGCCGTGACGGCGCTGCCCGAGGTTATCTCGGCGTTTCTGGTGTCAGGGGAATCGGATTTTCTGTTGCAGGTGGTGGTACCGGATTTGCGCGCCTATGACCGGTTTCTCACCGGGAGCTTGCTCAAGTTGCCGGGGGTGAGTGATATCCGCAGCAATTTTGCGATTCATACGGTCAAGGCGCCTGGAGAGTTGCCGTTGGGGCATTTGCCGCTTTAAACCGAGTCGACCCATTCGCGAACAGGCTCGCTCCCACAGGGAATCATTGCTCTTCTGTGGGAGCGAGCCTGCTCGCGAATGCGGTAGCCCAACCACCGCCAATCACATGGCTTACATCTGCGTCGCCATCCCCTCCACATTCATCGCCGCCTGACGCAAAGCCTCGGAGCGGGTCGGGTGTGGATGGCAAGTCAGGGCAATGTCCTCGGCCGAAGCGCTGAACTCCATCGCCACGCAGTACTCGCCAATCATTTCACTGACGCTAGGTCCGACAAGGTGCACGCCAAGAATTTCGTCGGTGCGTTCATCGGCCAACACCTTGGCGAAGCCTTCGGTTTCGTGATTGATCTTCGCCCGGCTGTTGGCGGTAAAGGGGAATTTGCCGACCTTGTACGCGCGCCCTTCGGCCTTCAGTTGTTCCTCGGTACTGCCCACGCTGGCCAGTTCAGGCTTGGTGTAGATCACGTTGGGAATCAGCGCATAGTTGACCTCGCCGGCCTTGCCGACAATCTGCTCGACGCAGGCCATGGCCTCGTCTTCGGCCTTGTGGGCGAGCATCGGCCCGGACGTCACGTCGCCGATCACCCAGACGCCGGCAGCTTCGGTGCGATGACCTTTGTTGGCCAGCATGCCGCGTTTGTCGGTGGCGAGGCCGACGTTTTCCAGTCCCAGGCCTTGCGTATAAGGCCGACGCCCGATGGCCACCAGCACATAATCGGCTTCGAGCAGTTCGGCGCTGCCACCGGCCGCCGGTTCAATGCTGAGCTGCACGCCGGTATCGCTCGCGGTGGCGCGAGTCACCTTCGAACTCAACTTGAAGCTGATACCTTGCTTGCTCAGGGAACGCTGCAGGGTTTTGCCGGCTTCGCCATCCACTCCCGGGCAAATCCGGTCGAGGTATTCGACCACGGTGACTTGCGCACCCAACCGCCGCCACACCGAGCCAAGCTCCAGACCAATCACACCGGCGCCGATCACCACCAGATGTTTTGGCACTTGCGCCAGTGACAG
This genomic interval from Pseudomonas putida contains the following:
- a CDS encoding LysE family translocator, with the protein product MEGLWLFFMALAVVYLLPGPDMILLLQTGARQGKGAALATAVGLAIARGCHVALAALGLAALFKAAPWTFDVVRLAGAAYLLWIGIQCLRTTLLPSLQGSNTTSEQPRYREAIQRGLLTNLLNPKALLFCSVLLPQFIDPQAGPVLGQFAALGVVLVAVGLLFDSTYALAGAALGRWLQRSPSAQRLQQWLFGSLLIGFAVRLTFVQQA
- a CDS encoding Lrp/AsnC family transcriptional regulator; the encoded protein is MKLDAYDRKILAALQRDGRLSNVQLADEIGLSASPCLRRVRMLEEAGVIRGYQANLDRDEVGLGLTVFVGVKVERHNDEQAEAFRLAVTALPEVISAFLVSGESDFLLQVVVPDLRAYDRFLTGSLLKLPGVSDIRSNFAIHTVKAPGELPLGHLPL
- the lpdA gene encoding dihydrolipoyl dehydrogenase is translated as MSTYDVVILGGGPGGYNAAIRAGQLGLKAACVEGRATLGGTCLNVGCMPSKALLHASELYDAAMGTEFANLGIEVKPTLNLAQMMKQKDESVTGLTKGIEFLFRKNKVDWIKGWGHIDGPGKVTVTDHAGGKTELNARDIIIATGSEPTPLPGVEIDNKRILDSTGALSLAQVPKHLVVIGAGVIGLELGSVWRRLGAQVTVVEYLDRICPGVDGEAGKTLQRSLSKQGISFKLSSKVTRATASDTGVQLSIEPAAGGSAELLEADYVLVAIGRRPYTQGLGLENVGLATDKRGMLANKGHRTEAAGVWVIGDVTSGPMLAHKAEDEAMACVEQIVGKAGEVNYALIPNVIYTKPELASVGSTEEQLKAEGRAYKVGKFPFTANSRAKINHETEGFAKVLADERTDEILGVHLVGPSVSEMIGEYCVAMEFSASAEDIALTCHPHPTRSEALRQAAMNVEGMATQM